From one Dermacentor andersoni chromosome 1, qqDerAnde1_hic_scaffold, whole genome shotgun sequence genomic stretch:
- the LOC129380916 gene encoding uncharacterized protein gives MAAQVMNQNFILAPSFQAFKYSLEGSRYSMSNFSLHQNFPADSKHVFYAAHMMALCDETDTAQNSFIYRMFNEELSDFYRHNVPFYNFPEYEDQVSNCEPAQANELSKIRHCRIWNTY, from the exons ATGGCTGCCCAAGTGATGAACCAAAATTTCATACTGGCGCCGTCATTCCAG GCCTTCAAGTACAGTCTCGAAGGATCACGTTATAGCATGTCCAACTTCAGCCTGCACCAGAATTTTCCAGCCGATAGCAAACATGTGTTCTATGCAGCGCATATGATG GCTCTCTGCGACGAGACTGACACAGCACAAAACTCGTTTATTTATCGTATGTTCAACGAAGAGCTCTCCGATTTCTACAG GCACAACGTGCCCTTCTACAACTTTCCGGAATACGAAGACCAAGTTTCGAACTGTGAGCCAGCTCAAGCCAATGAGTTGTCGAAGATTCGACACTGTCGAATATGGAACACATATTGA